In a genomic window of Alphaproteobacteria bacterium:
- the tkt gene encoding transketolase: protein MANAIRFLSMDAVEAAQSGHPGMPMGMADVATVLFRDFLNFDPHQPAWPNRDRFVLSAGHGSMLLYSLLYLTGYPDMTLEELKHFRQLGSRTAGHPEYGHASGIETTTGPLGQGITNAVGIALGQSLLAARFGEDLFNHFTYVIASDGDLMEGISHEAISFAGHLKLGKLIVFFDDNHISIDGPTSLAVSDNQTARFEAAGWHTTSIDGHDEAAIIKAIQAAQKSDKPSLIACRTQIAFGAPKKVGTAAAHGAPLGADEIAATRAALGWSHPPFVVPEPILKAWRDVQKRGVGCAKAWDTQLESSPHKAEISRRLEGHLPKGWEKNVQDLIAHLQEEKPRQATRQLSQRVLEVLTDDVPEMVGGSADLTGSNNTKAEAQTVVTSQDFSGSYIHYGVREHGMAAIMNGLSLSNLLIPYGGTFLIFSDYMRPALRLSALMKRQVIYVLTHDSIGLGEDGPTHQPIEQLAALRAIPNLNVFRPADGIEVAECWALALEHRHTPSILALTRQSLPTVRLNKTSENLCARGGYLLKDCNGARNVTLIGTGSEIEIALNAQDQLRLEGIEAAVVSMPCWRLFDDQPEAYRNEVLGNNTLRVAIEAAGPLGWEKYVGSDGIIIGMTSFGASAPAKDLYRHFGITAEAVVKAVVAKMKGS, encoded by the coding sequence ATGGCCAATGCCATTCGTTTTTTGAGCATGGATGCGGTTGAGGCCGCCCAGTCTGGCCATCCAGGCATGCCGATGGGGATGGCAGATGTGGCGACGGTGTTGTTCCGCGATTTCTTGAATTTTGACCCCCATCAACCGGCCTGGCCCAACCGGGACCGCTTTGTTCTGTCAGCAGGGCACGGGTCAATGCTGCTTTATTCTCTCCTTTATTTGACAGGCTATCCGGATATGACTCTGGAGGAGTTGAAACACTTTCGACAATTGGGGAGTCGAACGGCAGGTCACCCTGAATATGGACATGCAAGCGGCATTGAAACAACAACGGGACCCTTAGGGCAAGGGATCACGAATGCGGTGGGAATTGCGTTGGGACAATCCCTTCTCGCCGCGAGATTTGGGGAGGACCTCTTCAACCATTTCACTTATGTCATTGCCAGTGACGGGGATTTGATGGAAGGGATCTCTCATGAAGCGATCTCCTTTGCGGGGCATCTCAAGCTCGGCAAGTTGATTGTGTTTTTTGATGACAACCACATCTCGATCGATGGTCCAACGTCCCTGGCCGTATCTGATAATCAGACCGCGCGCTTTGAGGCGGCAGGGTGGCATACCACCAGCATAGATGGTCATGATGAAGCGGCAATAATCAAAGCCATTCAAGCGGCGCAAAAATCTGATAAGCCATCGCTTATTGCGTGTCGTACTCAAATAGCTTTTGGCGCGCCAAAAAAAGTGGGCACAGCAGCGGCGCACGGGGCCCCCTTGGGAGCGGATGAAATTGCTGCGACACGTGCCGCATTGGGATGGTCACACCCGCCTTTCGTTGTGCCAGAGCCGATCCTGAAAGCTTGGCGTGATGTACAGAAGCGCGGGGTTGGATGCGCAAAAGCTTGGGATACTCAATTGGAGTCATCCCCTCATAAGGCTGAAATATCCCGGCGCCTTGAGGGTCATTTGCCAAAAGGTTGGGAAAAGAATGTTCAAGATCTGATCGCCCATTTGCAAGAGGAAAAACCCCGCCAAGCCACCCGTCAGCTGTCTCAGCGCGTTCTCGAGGTTTTGACGGATGATGTGCCTGAAATGGTAGGGGGATCTGCGGATTTGACGGGTTCCAATAACACGAAAGCAGAAGCTCAAACTGTTGTTACGTCTCAAGATTTTTCAGGGTCATACATCCATTACGGCGTGAGAGAACATGGGATGGCGGCCATCATGAACGGCTTGAGCCTCTCCAATCTCCTGATTCCCTACGGGGGGACGTTCCTGATCTTTAGTGATTATATGCGCCCTGCCTTGCGCCTATCAGCTTTGATGAAGCGGCAAGTCATATACGTCCTTACCCATGATTCGATTGGCCTCGGCGAAGATGGGCCCACACATCAGCCGATTGAACAGCTTGCGGCGTTGCGCGCGATTCCTAACCTTAATGTCTTTCGCCCCGCCGATGGGATTGAGGTAGCAGAATGTTGGGCTTTGGCTCTGGAGCATCGCCATACCCCATCAATTTTGGCTTTGACACGTCAATCCTTACCAACGGTGCGTCTGAATAAAACATCAGAAAATCTTTGTGCGCGCGGTGGTTACTTGTTGAAAGACTGTAATGGGGCACGCAACGTAACTTTGATCGGGACAGGTTCAGAAATTGAAATTGCCCTCAATGCCCAAGACCAATTGCGCTTGGAAGGCATTGAAGCTGCGGTCGTTTCCATGCCCTGTTGGCGTCTGTTTGATGATCAACCTGAAGCGTATCGCAATGAAGTGTTAGGCAATAATACCCTAAGAGTGGCCATTGAAGCAGCGGGTCCTTTGGGGTGGGAAAAATATGTTGGGAGCGATGGCATCATCATTGGCATGACATCGTTTGGTGCTTCTGCGCCTGCTAAAGATCTTTACCGCCATTTTGGGATAACGGCCGAAGCGGTTGTTAAGGCTGTTGTGGCCAAGATGAAAGGGTCTTAA
- the rocD gene encoding ornithine--oxo-acid transaminase: MTKNNEIRAKKSLTSKDYISLEEKWCAHNYRPIPVVLTKGKGVWLWDVEGNKYLDMMSAYSAVSHGHCHPKLLATVKAQAGRLSMCSRAYYTDVLPRFLKKLCAVTGMDRALPMNTGAEAVETTLKAVRRWGYFTKKIPENKAEIIVMANNFHGRTVGIISFSSDPSYKSGFGPFLPGFKEVPFGDAAAVEAAITPNTCAVLAEPIQGEAGIIVPPKGWLSAVSKVCKKHNVLLIVDEVQSGLGRTGKMFACQHEDVHPDGMILGKALGGGFFPVSALVGKEHLMKGFTPGSHGSTFGGNPLAAAVALHALEVLEEEKLTQRSAELGAYLMTELKKIKHPTIREIRGMGLWIGIDLFHGPIDARHICEKLKEQGVLSKETHETVVRLAPPLIITRKELDWAIARIKKVFEAL; the protein is encoded by the coding sequence ATGACAAAGAATAATGAGATACGTGCAAAGAAATCCCTAACCTCTAAAGACTATATTTCCTTGGAGGAAAAATGGTGTGCTCACAATTATCGTCCTATCCCTGTTGTGCTGACAAAGGGGAAGGGCGTTTGGTTGTGGGATGTTGAGGGGAATAAATATTTAGATATGATGTCCGCCTATTCTGCGGTGAGTCATGGACATTGTCACCCGAAATTGCTGGCCACGGTAAAAGCCCAAGCGGGTCGTCTTTCCATGTGTTCCAGGGCCTATTATACGGATGTATTGCCTCGGTTTCTCAAGAAGTTGTGCGCTGTTACGGGTATGGATCGTGCATTACCCATGAATACGGGGGCCGAAGCGGTTGAAACAACACTGAAAGCCGTGCGCCGTTGGGGGTATTTTACGAAGAAGATTCCCGAAAATAAGGCTGAAATCATTGTTATGGCCAACAACTTTCATGGTCGAACCGTTGGCATTATCAGCTTTTCGAGTGACCCCAGTTATAAAAGTGGATTTGGCCCCTTCTTGCCAGGGTTTAAAGAAGTCCCGTTTGGAGATGCTGCAGCCGTGGAAGCGGCCATCACACCTAACACCTGTGCTGTTTTAGCAGAGCCTATCCAAGGGGAGGCGGGAATAATTGTTCCGCCTAAGGGATGGCTGTCAGCAGTTTCAAAGGTTTGTAAAAAGCACAATGTGCTGTTGATTGTCGATGAGGTGCAAAGCGGTCTTGGGCGCACCGGCAAAATGTTTGCCTGCCAACATGAGGATGTTCATCCTGATGGGATGATTCTCGGCAAAGCGTTGGGCGGCGGGTTCTTCCCCGTTTCGGCGCTTGTCGGAAAAGAACATTTAATGAAAGGATTTACGCCTGGCAGTCATGGGTCAACCTTTGGCGGAAACCCGTTGGCTGCCGCCGTTGCCCTTCATGCCCTTGAGGTGTTAGAGGAAGAAAAATTAACCCAGCGCAGTGCCGAACTTGGCGCCTATTTGATGACCGAATTAAAGAAGATCAAACACCCCACCATTCGTGAAATCCGAGGGATGGGTCTTTGGATCGGTATTGACCTCTTTCACGGACCTATTGATGCCCGACACATCTGTGAAAAGCTGAAGGAACAGGGGGTTCTGTCAAAGGAAACGCATGAGACTGTTGTTCGCCTGGCGCCTCCACTTATCATTACACGCAAAGAGCTGGACTGGGCGATTGCGCGTATTAAAAAGGTATTTGAGGCGTTGTGA